A genomic region of Peptococcaceae bacterium 1198_IL3148 contains the following coding sequences:
- a CDS encoding GerMN domain-containing protein, producing MKIRQSKWLPVLILALAALMIFAAGCGSDDKQSEPNNQQQGVDQKEQLAVTLYFSDDQAMHLIPEERTIEVASEQPAAVGKAVLEELIAGPTTEGLNRIMPDDTEVLAVEVTDAVAQVDLNQAFKDNHWGGSEGEIHTLYSIVNTLAKNIDVTAVQFTIEGQVDESILGHIDTSEPLAPDFDIIKE from the coding sequence GTGAAGATAAGACAAAGCAAGTGGTTACCAGTACTGATCTTGGCCCTGGCTGCCCTAATGATATTTGCAGCGGGCTGTGGCAGTGATGATAAACAGTCAGAACCCAATAACCAACAACAAGGCGTAGACCAAAAAGAGCAATTGGCAGTGACGCTGTACTTCTCCGACGACCAGGCCATGCACTTAATACCGGAAGAACGGACGATAGAGGTGGCCAGTGAACAGCCGGCAGCGGTGGGTAAAGCTGTGCTGGAGGAGTTGATAGCTGGACCCACCACCGAGGGATTAAACCGCATTATGCCCGACGACACCGAAGTGCTGGCGGTGGAAGTGACCGATGCGGTGGCCCAGGTTGATTTAAACCAAGCCTTTAAAGACAACCACTGGGGCGGCAGCGAAGGGGAAATCCATACCCTTTACAGCATTGTAAACACGTTGGCCAAGAATATCGATGTCACCGCGGTGCAGTTCACCATTGAAGGCCAAGTTGACGAGAGTATATTGGGACATATCGATACCAGTGAGCCTTTGGCACCGGATTTCGATATCATTAAAGAATAG
- a CDS encoding MazG-like family protein gives MQTKNITLPKLNKLSPTLESTALKLMEEAGELAQAIGKLRGMSGEASRLDEQQVMQVITQELLDVAQTAVSMMYVLEEHYEVDINEAYQEHIGKLKRKGYLSE, from the coding sequence ATGCAGACTAAAAATATAACTTTGCCCAAATTAAATAAGTTATCCCCCACGCTGGAATCCACCGCCCTCAAGTTGATGGAAGAAGCGGGGGAGTTGGCCCAGGCCATTGGTAAACTGCGGGGCATGAGTGGCGAAGCATCCCGGTTAGATGAACAACAGGTGATGCAAGTAATTACCCAGGAATTATTAGACGTGGCTCAAACCGCCGTTTCCATGATGTATGTGTTGGAAGAACATTATGAGGTGGATATAAACGAAGCCTACCAAGAACACATCGGCAAGTTGAAGCGCAAGGGATACCTTAGCGAATAA